Genomic segment of Methanolobus mangrovi:
CAAAAGGAAAACATGCTCCAAAAGACCTGGATGGTGGAAGCATTCCTGCTTACCTGTCCATCCTGGCAAAGAGACTGGGCGCTGATCCTGACACTGCCACAGGGTTGCTGACGGCTGCCAATATGGACAATGTTTCGATCGTGACCAGATCTTTTCGTGGTGTGGAGGTAACGGCTGTCATGACCGCGGGCATTGAGGTAAATGGTGGGCGTGTTGGCGACCCTGCATCATATTATCAGGAGAATGGTTCCCATCAGTTCATTCAGGGGACTATAAACACTATGCTGATAATAGGTGCAAACCTGCCTCCATATGCTATGGCAAGAGCCGTCATCACAGCTACGGAAGCCAAGACTGCAGCTTTGCAGCAATTGATGGCTCCAAGCCGTTATTCCACTGGAATTGCAACCGGTTCGGGAACTGATATGATAGCTGTTGTTGCAGATTCTACAAGTTCTCTTTTGCTGACAGATGCAGGTCATCATTCCAAGCTTGGCGAGCTAATAGGTAAAGTTGTGATCGAGTGCACTTTCAAGGCACTTGAAATGCAGTCTGACCTGACACCTCTTTCCCAGAGGGATGTACTTGTGAGGCTTGAACGGTTTGGGATTGAAGAGAACCATTATTGGAAAGTGGCATCACATATGGACGGGGATAATCGCAAAGCAGCTTTTTTCAAGACATTACGGGAGATGTCAAAGAACCCTGTTCTGGTAAGTGCAACAGGCTCGATACTGCATATTGTGGATGAGATCTCATGGGGTCTTATTCCTGAGACTGCCGGCAGAAAGGTAGCTGTATCTATTATGAAGGGACTGCCTGAAATGCTTGGTATAGACGCTTCCATACCATTCGATGAACTGACTGACGAAAAAGATACGATAATTGAGAATTGGGTCCGTGTTACTGCCTGGCTGGCAAAGAACTGTGACCCTGAAGATATTTGTAGTTCCAGAACCTGATTCATCAGGAGTGCAAAAATGAAAGAACTGATGAATTTATCTCTTTATGAGAATGACATGAAAATGTTCGACCATGATTGGGGCAAAATTCGGAATTTCCTTGTCAGGCATGATCTGGATGGGATAGAACTCTTTGTGGATTCATCCCCGCTTCCTGATGTTCCAGTTGATCTCATAGAAGGTGTACATCTTCCTTACTGGATGGGCAGACATAGGGCATGGGCAGATCCTTCTGCTTTTTCCCAGGAAATGGAGGAGTTTGAGAAGGTTTACGTTTTTGGGGGGAGCAATCGTGAGGAAGTGATCGATAATTTCAGGAGATCACTTGAGAATGCCGCACTTCTGGATGCATCGTATGCAGTATTCCATGTTTCCTATGCGGAAATGGCACAGGTCTTTACACGCTGTTTTGATTGCACTGACCATGATGTGCTCGAAACAACTGCAGAATTCCTGAATAAGGCGGTATCTGTTTATCCAAACGGTGAGCCTCCGGTCCGTTTATTCTTTGAGAATCTCTGGTGGCCGGGACTTACATTCCTTGAGCCTATGAATGTTGAATATTTTTCTTCTCTTCTTGATTTTGATAACTGGGCTTTTGTGTTAGATACGGGGCATCTTATGAATGCTACAATGAAATGTGAGGATGAGGAATGTTCAATAGATGTTGTAATGGATCTGCTTTCCACTCATTCAGAAGATTTCATCAAGCGAATTGAAGGCATGCATTTCCATTGCAGCCTGTCGGGAGAATACATGCGTAATTCCATTGGGAAAGAACTTCCGGCCGGGTTTGATGATATGCCTTTCCATGACCGTTTGTTGTCTGTTATGGAAATCCTTGAACAGATGGACCATCATATGCCATTTACCAGTGAGAAGTGTTCGCAAATAGTCGATTTCGTGTCCCCTGATTTCCTTACGCACGAATTTGTTTCAAGTGACCTGCGCTCTCTCGATGAGAAGCTCTCTGAACAGAAGCGTGCATTGCATGGGTGAATCATATCTCTTTTATTAGCTCATTTATTATGGGCTATTTGTATTATTTGTTATATCTCTAAGATAAAAGTCTGTTTAATGAGCTGTTTGCGTAGAAACTTATATATACCTCACTACATTAACTCTTACTTATGAGCACTCTCGATAACAATGATTCAGAAAATCCAGAGCAAATGGACCGTTTAAAACTGTTCAGTGCACTTGGTAGTGAGACCAGACTCAGGATGCTTCAAAGGCTCACTGAAGGTGAAATGCATATATCCGAACTTGCCAGGGAATTGAGTATTTCTGTTCCTGTTGCTGCAAAGCATGCAAATATACTCGAAGCTGCTGACCTTATACAGCGTAAGGTCTATGGTAAAACGCATGTCCTGCAGTTGAACAATAAAAATATTTTCAATGCACTGGATATATTTGCACCTTCCAGGACAGTCGAAGT
This window contains:
- a CDS encoding ArsR/SmtB family transcription factor — its product is MSTLDNNDSENPEQMDRLKLFSALGSETRLRMLQRLTEGEMHISELARELSISVPVAAKHANILEAADLIQRKVYGKTHVLQLNNKNIFNALDIFAPSRTVEVQKGATLLEALKKAAVVEVKNVHGQDNIVSTNGEEGFFIYEVDGEFSDQNVNEFRFDREATVLWKKLEPISILKVNVKFKKE
- a CDS encoding adenosylcobinamide amidohydrolase: MAARSSKITGQETDPESVKGSAVEEGTLLFETTGKEKVYRYKDSILLSLPEGRNTLTTSWLNGGYREDLRVIFNHRVPKGKHAPKDLDGGSIPAYLSILAKRLGADPDTATGLLTAANMDNVSIVTRSFRGVEVTAVMTAGIEVNGGRVGDPASYYQENGSHQFIQGTINTMLIIGANLPPYAMARAVITATEAKTAALQQLMAPSRYSTGIATGSGTDMIAVVADSTSSLLLTDAGHHSKLGELIGKVVIECTFKALEMQSDLTPLSQRDVLVRLERFGIEENHYWKVASHMDGDNRKAAFFKTLREMSKNPVLVSATGSILHIVDEISWGLIPETAGRKVAVSIMKGLPEMLGIDASIPFDELTDEKDTIIENWVRVTAWLAKNCDPEDICSSRT
- a CDS encoding TIM barrel protein; this encodes MKELMNLSLYENDMKMFDHDWGKIRNFLVRHDLDGIELFVDSSPLPDVPVDLIEGVHLPYWMGRHRAWADPSAFSQEMEEFEKVYVFGGSNREEVIDNFRRSLENAALLDASYAVFHVSYAEMAQVFTRCFDCTDHDVLETTAEFLNKAVSVYPNGEPPVRLFFENLWWPGLTFLEPMNVEYFSSLLDFDNWAFVLDTGHLMNATMKCEDEECSIDVVMDLLSTHSEDFIKRIEGMHFHCSLSGEYMRNSIGKELPAGFDDMPFHDRLLSVMEILEQMDHHMPFTSEKCSQIVDFVSPDFLTHEFVSSDLRSLDEKLSEQKRALHG